ATTGAATAATGAACATGGGGTAATCAAAGATATTAAAGAATTGTATGCTATTGGTCATCGTGTTGTTCATGGAGGAGAGAAATATTCAGATTCTGTATTAATAAATCAAGATGTTATGGATACTCTTAATAAATATACAGAATTAGCCCCATTACATAATCCACCAAACATGCTGGGGATCAAAGTATGTCAGGAATTACTACCGGAAACACCACAAGTAGGGGTATTTGATACCTCTTTTCATCAAACAATTCCTGAGCACGCTTATCTTTATGGTTTACCTTATCATTATTATGAAAAATATAGAGTTAGAAGATATGGTTTCCATGGCACTTCCCATAAATATGTTTCACAAAAAGCGGCAAAATTTTTAAATAAAGATATTAAGGATTTAAAAATAATAACCTGTCATTTAGGAAACGGCTCAAGCTTAACTGCAATAAAGAATGGAAAATCTATTGATACTAGCCTTGGTTTTGGAACAATATCAGGTGTTATTATGGGAACTCGCTGTGGTGATATTGATCCAGCAGTTATACCATTTTTAATGGGTAAGGAAGAAATAGATTTTAAAGAAATGAACGATATTCTATATAAGAAAAGTGGATTTATTGGGCTATCTGAGGGAATATCCAGTGATAAACGTGATTTAGAAGAAAAAGCTAAGCAGGGAGACATAAGAGCACAAAGAACACTCGCTATACTTCATTATGGATTAAAAAAATATATTGGTGCATACACAGCTGCAATGAATGGATTGGATGTATTGATATTTACTGCTGGAATAGGAGAAAATTCCCCAATGTTGAGAAAAGATGTTTGCGGAGAATTAAGTTTCTTTGGTATTGATATTGATGAAAAGAAGAACGAAGTAAAAGGAAAACTAACAGATATAAGTTCTGAGAATTCAAAGGTCAAAGTTCTTGTTATTCCGACAAACGAAGAATTGATGATAGCCAGAGATACAGTTGAAATTTGTAAAAATTTATAGAATATTTATTAAATAAGTTATGAATAATATAATATTAGGAGCATCGAATGTATCAGATTAAAGAAAAAAAACAATTATATAAAGACATTTATGGAATGTGGATAAAAGCGGAAGAGGTTGCAAAAACTGTTGAACCAGGACAATTTGTTATTTTGATGACTAAGGAGGAAGGAGAAAGAATTCCTCTCACTGTAGCTGATTATAATAGGGGAGAAGGTTTAATTTATATTGTTTTTCAGGTAGCTGGAAAAACAACTGATGAGCTCTCTAAATTTAAAGAAGGAGATAGCCTTTTTTCTTTTATTGGACCTTTAGGTAAAAAAACAGAAATCAAAAATTATGGAACTGTTGTAGCAGTAGGTGGAGGTACTGGAATTGCATGCATTCACCCAATTGCCAGAAATTTAAAAGAAGCCGGTAATAAAGTTATTACTATTATAGGTGCACGATCAAAAGACCTGATAATCATGGAAGAAGAATTAAAGAAAGTATCAGATGAATTGATTGTTACTACTGACGATGGAAGTTATGGGCGGAAAGGTTTTGTTACTGATGTACTTAAAGAAAAGCTGGATAATGACAAAACTATAAAAAAAGTATGGACAATAGGTCCTCCTATTATGATGAAGGTGACTTGTGCATTAACTAGTTCCTATCCTGTTGACACAATTGTGAGCCTAAACACAATTATGGTTGATGGAACAGGTATGTGTGGTTCATGTCGTGTATCTATCGGAGGAGAAACAAAATTTGTCTGTACCGATGGACCTGAGTTTGATGGGCAATTAGTTGATTGGGATGAATTTATGAATCGAATAAAACGTTACAGGAGTGAAGAAACAACCTCCTGGGATAAATATAAACACAATAAAACATGCCGATGCAAAGGAGGAAACAATTAATGGCTGAGATGATACCAATGAAAGACAGAATGAAACAAGATCAGGTTCCAATGCGAGAACAACCTCCTGCTGAACGTGTAAGGAATTTTAAAGAGGTTCCATTAGGATATAACAAAGAAGAGGCTATTAAAGAAGCGCAAAGATGTCTGCAATGCAAAAATCCTACATGTATGGTTGGGTGTCCTGCTGAAATAAATATTCCTGCTTTCATAAGATATATAGTGGAAGAAGATTTTGAAAAAGCATATTTGACTATTCTTGAAACGGATGCTCTTCCAGCTGTAACGGGACGTGTTTGTCCCCAGGAAGAACAATGTCAGAAAGAATGTGTGCTAAACAAAAAGGGTAAACCTATTGCAATTGGAAGATTAGAGAGGTTTGTGGCTGATTGGGCAAGAGCAAATAATATTCATGGGGAGAAGGACGGAGACCAAAAAAAAGGTTGTGCAGTAGCGGTAGTAGGTTCAGGTCCGGCTGGTTTAACATGTGCTGCCGACCTGGCTAAAATGGGATACAATGTAACCCTTTTTGAAGCTTTACATAAGCCGGGAGGAGTTCTGGTTTACGGTATTCCTGAATTTAGGCTTCCCAAAAAAATTGTTGAGTATGAAGTAAATGAAATTAAGAAAATTGGTGTTAAAGTAGTAAAAGATTTTGTAGTCGGAGCTACAAGCAGTGTAGATTTTTTAAAAAAGGAATTTGATGCCATATTTTTAGCAAATGGTGCTGGAGCACCACGGTTTATGAATATTCCTGGAGAAAACATGAATAATGTTTATTCTGCTAATGAATTTCTTACACGTTCAAATTTGATGAAAGCGTATCTTTTCCCTGAATATGATACCCCACTTATAATTGGTAAAAAAGCAGCCACAATTGGAGCAGGAAATGTCGCAATGGATTCTGCAAGAACAGCATTGAGGCTTGGAGCTGAAAAATCATACATTGTATACCGGCGTTCAAGAAATGAAGTTCCTGCCAGAGCAGAAGAAGTCCATCATGCCGAAGAAGAGGGAGTCGAGTTTAATTTTTTAACATTACCAGTTAAGGTATTAGGTGATAAAGAGGGAAATGTTATTGGAATGGAATGCTTAAAGATGAAATTAGGAGAACCTGATGAATCAGGCAGAAGAAGACCTATTCCTATTGAGGGTTCAAATTTTACCTTGGAAGTTGATATGGTAATAGATGCTATTGGTACTATGGCTAACCCTATTATAGCTAACAGTGCAAGGGGAGTTGAAGTTAATAAATGGGGGTACTTTAAAGTAGATGATAAAACAAGAATGACTACTTGCCCGGGAATTTTTGCAGGGGGAGATATTGTAAGAGGATCTGCTACAGTTATATCAGCCGTTGGTGATGGGAAAGTTGCAGCAAGATCTATTGACTCGTATTTATCTTCCGGCGGAAGCCTTAGAAATAATGGATGTNNNNNNNNNNNNNNNNNNNNNNNNNNNNNNNNNNNNNNNNNNNNNNNNNNNNNNNNNNNNNNNNNNNNNNNNNNNNNNNNNNNNNNNNNNNNNNNNNNNNAATCAATTTGAAATTGTCCAGGCTCAGTTTGATTCTAATGCTGAAAAGAGTGGTTTGAGTGAATCTATGTGTGAATTTTTGAGGGAAGCGGAAAGGGAAATACGTATTCGTATTCCGGTTGAAATGGATGATGGCACTACAAAGACTTTTACAGGATTTAGAGTCCAACATTCTACGGCCAGAGGTCCCGCAAAAGGTGGGTTGAGATTTGCAGAAGACGAAACTGTTGATATGGTAAGGGCATTGGCAATGATGATGGCATGGAAATGCGCAGTGGTAAACATTCCTTTAGGTGGAGGTAAAGGTGGTGTTGTTTGTAATCCCAGAGAGCTCTCAGAGAGGGAAACAGAAAAGCTTTGCCGGGGATGGGTAAGAAAAGTATATGAATTTGTAGGGCCGGAAATGGACGTCCCTGCCCCAGATGTGGCTACAAATGCTCAGGACATGTTATGGATTATGGATGAGTATGATACTATAGCAAGAAGCAGAAAGCCTGGTTTTGTTACTGGAAAATCGGTTGGTGTTGGTGGCTCATTGGGAAGAACAGAAGCAACAGGCTATGGAGTTATATATTGTGTAAGAGAGGCATTGGAAAAGTTAAATATTAGTATCAAAGGGGCTACTGCCTCTATACAAGGAGCAGGAAACAATGCCCAGTATTGCTGTGAAAAATTTGTAGAATTGGGCGGTAAAGTAATTGCAATGTCCTGTTGGGATGCCAATGATAAAAAAGCATATACATATTCTTCTGAAGATGGCATTAATCCAAAAGATTTATTTGCATCAGGCACTTTAGATAAATTTGGAACAATAAATCAAGAGAAAGCAAAATCATTTGGATGGAAACAGGAAGATGCCGATGCCTGGCTAAAAAAGCCTGTAACAGTTTTAATACCAGCAGCTTTGGGATCTGCAGTACATGAAGACAATGTAAATGAAATTAATTTCAATAGTGTTAAAATTTATGCCGAAGCAGCAAATACTCCTACTACACCTGGAGCAGATAAAATTATTAAAGAAAAAGGAATATATGTAATTCCGGACTTTCTCTGCAATGCAGGCGGTGTAACTGTTTCTTATTTTGAACAGGTTCAGAATAATATGAATTATTACTGGACTAAAGAAGAAGTTTTAGAAAAATTAGAAAAAATTATGACAGAAGCATTTAATGATGTAGCTCAATTGGCTGAAAAAGAAAACATGTATACCCGGGATGCTGCTTATGTTATTGCGGTTAGGCGGGTTGCTCATGCTGTTGAAGGAAGAGGTTGGGTAAAAAAATAGAAACGAAATTTAGGAATGAGGTTGAAGGCTATATATGCAAGTAATTGCCCTGGTAGGGGAGAGCGGAACAGGAAAAAGTCACAAAGCTCTATTGATTGCCCATAAAGAACATATTGATTATATTATCGACGATGGCTTGTTGATAAAAAAAGACAGGATTCTGGCAGGATTATCTGCCAAAAAAGAATCAAATAGAATACAGGCAATAAGAAGAGCAATTTTTTTTGAAGAAGAACATGCCAAATCTGTCAGAGATGTTATTAAAAAAGAAAAGCCAAAAAAGATAATGGTTTTAGGTACGTCTCATGGGATGGTTGAAAAAATTGTTAGTACATTAGAATTACCACCCATACACAAAACTTTTCTTATCGAGGATATTTCCAGCGACAAGGAAATCCAACTTGCTCGAAATAGCCGTTCAAAAGAAGGCACTCATATTATTCCTCTACCAGGGATAGAAGTTCAAAGGAAATTCCCAATAAATTTAGTAGATTCTTTAGAAATATTTTATAGAAAGAGATACAACAAGAGAAAAATTGGTGAAAGAACAGTTGTTAGGCCTCCTTTTAGTTATTTTGGTAAATTATACATTTCCGAAAACGCTATCCTGGATATTATTTCATATAACATAAATAATTATGAGGAAGTAATCAGGATTGGTAGAACCAAGATTAATATTACAGAAGACGGCATTTTAATACAGATGAATATAATTCTACGTTATGGCAACAGCATTACTAATACTGTTCAAAAAATTCAGGAGAAGTTAAAAAAAGAACTGGATTACATCACTGGTATTAATGTTATAAAGATTAACATATTAGTGGAAGATCTTATAATGGAAAATAACAAAGTTTAACAGACATAATATCATTGTTTTATTAATATTAATTTTTAATGAAAACAGGAGGTTGGACTAATTGTGGATTATAAAAAAGTAAAAAAAGCCAGAAAAGACTGGACAGATAAAACCCTGGACCCGGTATTGAAGAAGTTTCCAGAAAGAAAAGAAAAGTTTTTAACAGGTTCCAATAAGGAAGTAAAAAGATTATATGACCCATTGGATACAGAAAATATTGATTACCTTAAAGAAATAGGCTATCCCGGAGATTATCCTTATACAAGGGGTGTCCAACCTACCATGTATAGAGGTAGATTATGGACTATGAGACAATATGCAGGATTTGGGGATGCCGAGGAGTCAAATAGAAGATATAAATATTTGCTTAAAAATGGACAGACAGGGCTCAGTATAGCTTTTGACTTACCCACCCAAATTGGCTATGATTCTGATAATTCAATGTCCCATGGTGAGGTAGGAAAAGTTGGAGTGGCTATTGATTCATTGAAAGATATGGAAATATTATTTGAAGGTATACCATTGGACAAAGTAAGCACTTCAATGACTATTAATGCACCTGCTGCCGTATTGCTTGCCATGTATATTGCAGTAGCAGAGAAACAGGGAGTACCGGCTAATAAGTTAAATGGAACAATTCAAAACGATATAC
The Atribacterota bacterium genome window above contains:
- a CDS encoding acetate kinase — protein: MKILVVNSGSSSIKYRLFDMTDESLLAKGLVERIGIEGSIINHYPTGKSSIKKEIDIPDHRKGIELVIDALLNNEHGVIKDIKELYAIGHRVVHGGEKYSDSVLINQDVMDTLNKYTELAPLHNPPNMLGIKVCQELLPETPQVGVFDTSFHQTIPEHAYLYGLPYHYYEKYRVRRYGFHGTSHKYVSQKAAKFLNKDIKDLKIITCHLGNGSSLTAIKNGKSIDTSLGFGTISGVIMGTRCGDIDPAVIPFLMGKEEIDFKEMNDILYKKSGFIGLSEGISSDKRDLEEKAKQGDIRAQRTLAILHYGLKKYIGAYTAAMNGLDVLIFTAGIGENSPMLRKDVCGELSFFGIDIDEKKNEVKGKLTDISSENSKVKVLVIPTNEELMIARDTVEICKNL
- a CDS encoding sulfide/dihydroorotate dehydrogenase-like FAD/NAD-binding protein, with protein sequence MYQIKEKKQLYKDIYGMWIKAEEVAKTVEPGQFVILMTKEEGERIPLTVADYNRGEGLIYIVFQVAGKTTDELSKFKEGDSLFSFIGPLGKKTEIKNYGTVVAVGGGTGIACIHPIARNLKEAGNKVITIIGARSKDLIIMEEELKKVSDELIVTTDDGSYGRKGFVTDVLKEKLDNDKTIKKVWTIGPPIMMKVTCALTSSYPVDTIVSLNTIMVDGTGMCGSCRVSIGGETKFVCTDGPEFDGQLVDWDEFMNRIKRYRSEETTSWDKYKHNKTCRCKGGNN
- the gltA gene encoding NADPH-dependent glutamate synthase, translated to MAEMIPMKDRMKQDQVPMREQPPAERVRNFKEVPLGYNKEEAIKEAQRCLQCKNPTCMVGCPAEINIPAFIRYIVEEDFEKAYLTILETDALPAVTGRVCPQEEQCQKECVLNKKGKPIAIGRLERFVADWARANNIHGEKDGDQKKGCAVAVVGSGPAGLTCAADLAKMGYNVTLFEALHKPGGVLVYGIPEFRLPKKIVEYEVNEIKKIGVKVVKDFVVGATSSVDFLKKEFDAIFLANGAGAPRFMNIPGENMNNVYSANEFLTRSNLMKAYLFPEYDTPLIIGKKAATIGAGNVAMDSARTALRLGAEKSYIVYRRSRNEVPARAEEVHHAEEEGVEFNFLTLPVKVLGDKEGNVIGMECLKMKLGEPDESGRRRPIPIEGSNFTLEVDMVIDAIGTMANPIIANSARGVEVNKWGYFKVDDKTRMTTCPGIFAGGDIVRGSATVISAVGDGKVAARSIDSYLSSGGSLRNNGC
- a CDS encoding Glu/Leu/Phe/Val dehydrogenase, which translates into the protein NQFEIVQAQFDSNAEKSGLSESMCEFLREAEREIRIRIPVEMDDGTTKTFTGFRVQHSTARGPAKGGLRFAEDETVDMVRALAMMMAWKCAVVNIPLGGGKGGVVCNPRELSERETEKLCRGWVRKVYEFVGPEMDVPAPDVATNAQDMLWIMDEYDTIARSRKPGFVTGKSVGVGGSLGRTEATGYGVIYCVREALEKLNISIKGATASIQGAGNNAQYCCEKFVELGGKVIAMSCWDANDKKAYTYSSEDGINPKDLFASGTLDKFGTINQEKAKSFGWKQEDADAWLKKPVTVLIPAALGSAVHEDNVNEINFNSVKIYAEAANTPTTPGADKIIKEKGIYVIPDFLCNAGGVTVSYFEQVQNNMNYYWTKEEVLEKLEKIMTEAFNDVAQLAEKENMYTRDAAYVIAVRRVAHAVEGRGWVKK
- a CDS encoding Asp23/Gls24 family envelope stress response protein; this encodes MQVIALVGESGTGKSHKALLIAHKEHIDYIIDDGLLIKKDRILAGLSAKKESNRIQAIRRAIFFEEEHAKSVRDVIKKEKPKKIMVLGTSHGMVEKIVSTLELPPIHKTFLIEDISSDKEIQLARNSRSKEGTHIIPLPGIEVQRKFPINLVDSLEIFYRKRYNKRKIGERTVVRPPFSYFGKLYISENAILDIISYNINNYEEVIRIGRTKINITEDGILIQMNIILRYGNSITNTVQKIQEKLKKELDYITGINVIKINILVEDLIMENNKV